Proteins co-encoded in one bacterium genomic window:
- a CDS encoding radical SAM protein, with protein PTSTWAAAPRHVSVALTNACDLTCSHCYAPKNPAMLAFDRLTSWLADLDANGCIGVGFGGGEPTLYPQLTELCSFAARKTNLAVAMTTHAHRLSDQLLNELTGNLHFVRVSMDGVGPTYESIRCRPFDALLERIAALERVARFGINFIVNSKTVADLDAAVNLAADLGASEFLLLPEEPVGRGVGIDNETTIILRKWVNGYHGSVPLAVSEGGAEGLPTCNPLNAEAGLAAFAHIDASGIIKRTSYDTSGILIRENGVMAALDKLKRIKQEAIQ; from the coding sequence CCTACCAGTACGTGGGCGGCTGCTCCGCGCCATGTATCGGTTGCGCTAACCAATGCCTGCGATCTTACGTGCTCTCACTGTTACGCACCCAAAAATCCCGCGATGCTCGCCTTTGATAGACTGACAAGCTGGCTTGCCGACCTCGACGCCAATGGGTGCATTGGTGTGGGTTTCGGCGGCGGGGAGCCAACTCTTTACCCACAGTTGACCGAACTCTGCTCCTTCGCTGCGAGGAAGACTAATCTTGCTGTAGCTATGACAACTCACGCACACCGATTAAGCGATCAACTCCTGAATGAACTTACGGGCAACCTGCATTTCGTCAGGGTAAGTATGGACGGAGTTGGCCCCACATATGAGTCCATTCGATGCCGCCCTTTTGATGCATTGCTTGAACGTATCGCCGCACTCGAGCGTGTAGCGCGTTTCGGGATCAATTTCATAGTTAACTCGAAAACCGTCGCAGACCTTGATGCCGCGGTTAATCTGGCCGCAGACCTTGGGGCGTCAGAGTTTTTGTTACTTCCTGAGGAGCCTGTAGGACGAGGTGTCGGCATAGACAACGAGACGACCATTATCTTGCGGAAATGGGTAAACGGATATCACGGCAGTGTTCCTCTCGCAGTGAGTGAGGGAGGCGCGGAGGGGCTTCCTACGTGCAATCCGCTCAATGCTGAAGCGGGTCTCGCTGCCTTCGCGCACATCGATGCATCTGGCATCATTAAGCGAACATCCTACGATACAAGCGGAATCCTGATACGAGAGAATGGAGTGATGGCAGCACTCGATAAATTGAAAAGAATCAAGCAGGAGGCGATCCAATGA